In Oryzias melastigma strain HK-1 linkage group LG16, ASM292280v2, whole genome shotgun sequence, a single genomic region encodes these proteins:
- the acaa1 gene encoding 3-ketoacyl-CoA thiolase, peroxisomal yields MLRLKVISGHLSPGSPRAGPDLRAARCAAAAGGPGDDVVVVHGRRTAIGRAKRGGFKDTTPDELLSAVMTAVLADVALSPDKLGDVCVGNVLQPGAGALMARVAHFLSGFPETVPVFTVNRQCSSGLQAVLNIAGAIRSRTIDLGLACGVESMSLQAMSNPGDLSPRLTENLKARDCIIPMGITSENVAERFGVSRQQQDAFALSSQQKAARAQSLGLFEREITPVSTKVVDGDGRERRVTISRDEGVRAETTLEGLSKLRPAFKPDGTTTAGNSSQVSDGAAAVLVGRRSAVEALGLPVLGVLRGSAVVGVPPDVMGIGPAFAIPAALKQAGLTVDEIDVFEINEAFASQAVYCVEKLGIPMEKVNPCGGAIALGHPLGCTGARQVVTLLNELRRRGRRGYGVVSMCIGTGMGAAAVFEYPGP; encoded by the exons ATGCTCCGGCTGAAAGTCATTTCTGGACACCTGAGTCCCGGATCCCCGCGGGCCGGGCCGGACCTGCGGGCCGCGCGCTGCGCCGCCGCGGCGGGGGGGCCTGGAGATGACGTGGTGGTGGTCCACGGCCGGAGGACGGCGATCGGGAGGGCcaaaaggggcgggttcaag GACACCACGCCTGACGAGCTGCTGAGCGCCGTGATGACCGCCGTCCTCGCTGATGTAGCTCTGTCACCTGACAAGCTGGGGGACGTCTGTGTGG GTAACGTCCTGCAGCCCGGCGCCGGAGCTCTGATGGCCAGAGTGGCCCACTTCCTCAG CGGCTTTCCAGAGACGGTTCCTGTTTTCACCGTAAACCGACAATGTTCGTCTGGACTACAGGCGGTTCTGAACATCGCAG GAGCCATCAGGAGCAGAACCATCGACCTGGGCCTCGCCTGCGG ggtGGAGAGCATGTCGCTGCAGGCCATGAGTAACCCCGGAGACCTGAGCCCACGCCTGACCGAGAACCTGAAGGCCAGAGACTGCATCATCCCCATGGG CATCACCTCAGAGAACGTGGCCGAGCGCTTCGGCGTCTccaggcagcagcaggacgCCTTCGCTCTCAGTTCTCAGCAGAA GGCGGCCCGTGCTCAGAGTCTGGGTCTGTTCGAGCGGGAGATCACCCCGGTCAGTACCAAGGTGGTGGACGGCGACGGCAGAGAGCGGCGGGTAACGATCAGTCGAGACGAGGGCGTGAGGGCAGAAACCACACTGGAGGGGCTCTCCAAACTCCGGCCCGCCTTTAAACCGGACGGCACCACCACAGCAG GGAACTCCAGCCAGGTGAGTGACGGGGCGGCGGCCGTCCTGGTTGGGCGCCGCTCTGCAGTAGAAGCTCTGGGTCTACCAGTTCTGGGGGTCCTGAGGGGCAGCGCAGTGGTGGGGGTCCCCCCCGACGTGATGGGCATCGGGCCGGCCTTCGCCATCCCTGCAGCTCTGAAGCAGGCTG GCCTGACTGTGGATGAAATCGACGTGTTTGAGATCAACGAGGCCTTTGCCAGCCAG GCGGTGTACTGCGTGGAGAAGCTGGGCATCCCCATGGAGAAGGTGAACCCCTGTGGGGGGGCCATCGCTCTGGGACACCCCCTGGGCTGCACGGGGGCGCGGCAGGTGGTGACTCTGCTGAACGAGCTGCGGCGCCGAGGCAGGAG GGGGTACGGCGTGGTGTCCATGTGCATCGGGACCGGAATGGGGGCCGCCGCCGTCTTTGAGTATCCAGGACCGTAG
- the LOC112143524 gene encoding BTB/POZ domain-containing protein 3: protein MAADLLFGKKPPSSAGTTAAVQRYQQQNVTNNNTSAAQGCGSWQGLYPTIRERNSVMFNNEMMADVHFVVGPPGGTQRVPGHKYVLAVGSSVFHAMFYGELAEDQEEIRIPDVEPPSFLAMLKYIYCDEIDLCADTVLATLYAAKKYIVPHLARACVNFLETSLSAKNACVLLSQSCLFEEPDLTQRCWEVIDAQAELALRSEGFCDIDAQTLESILLRETLNAKEMVVFEAALSWAEAECQRRELPPTIDNKRLVLDKAIYLIRIPTMALEDFANGAAQSGVLTLNETNDIFLWYTASNKPELQFCSKPRKGLAPQRCHRFQSCAYRSNQWRYRGRCDSIQFAVDKRIFIAGFGLYGSSCGSAEYSAKIELKRQGVAMAQRLIKYFSDGSSSTFPVWFDYPVQIEPDTFYTASVVLDGNELSYFGQEGMTEVQCGKVTFQFQCSSDSTNGTGVQGGQIPELIFYA from the exons ATGGCTGCGGACCTGCTGTTCGGGAAGAAGCCGCCGTCCTCCGCCGGAACCACCGCCGCCGTGCAGCGGTACCAGCAGCAGAACGTCACCAACAACAACACGTCCGCCGCGCAGGGCTGCGGGAGCTGGCAGGGCCTGTACCCCACCATCCGGGAGag GAACTCCGTCATGTTCAACAACGAGATGATGGCGGACGTTCACTTTGTGGTCGGTCCGCCGGGCGGGACTCAACGGGTTCCAGGCCACAAG TACGTTCTGGCCGTCGGCAGCTCCGTGTTCCACGCCATGTTCTATGGAGAACTGGCCGAGGACCAGGAGGAGATCCGGATCCCGGACGTGGAGCCGCCGTCCTTCCTGGCCATGCTGAA GTACATCTACTGCGACGAGATCGACCTCTGTGCCGACACGGTCCTCGCCACCCTCTACGCCGCCAAGAAGTACATCGTGCCCCACCTGGCGCGCGCCTGCGTCAACTTCCTGGAGACCAGCCTGAGCGCCAAGAACGCCTGCGTGCTGCTGTCGCAGAGCTGCCTGTTCGAGGAGCCCGACCTGACGCAGCGCTGCTGGGAGGTGATCGACGCGCAGGCCGAGCTGGCGCTGCGCTCCGAGGGCTTCTGCGACATCGATGCGCAGACGCTGGAGAGCATCCTGCTGCGCGAGACGCTCAACGCCAAGGAGATGGTGGTGTTCGAGGCGGCGCTGAGCTGGGCCGAGGCCGAGTGCCAGCGGCGCGAGCTCCCGCCCACCATCGACAACAAGCGGCTGGTTCTGGACAAAGCCATCTACCTGATCCGCATCCCCACCATGGCGCTGGAGGACTTCGCCAACGGGGCGGCGCAGTCGGGCGTGCTGACGCTCAACGAGACCAACGACATCTTCCTGTGGTACACCGCCTCCAACAAGCCGGAGCTGCAGTTCTGCTCCAAACCGCGCAAAGGCCTGGCGCCGCAGCGCTGCCACCGCTTCCAGTCCTGCGCCTACCGCAGCAACCAGTGGCGGTACCGCGGCCGCTGCGACAGCATCCAGTTCGCCGTGGACAAGCGCATCTTCATCGCCGGCTTCGGCCTGTACGGCTCCAGCTGCGGCTCCGCCGAGTACAGCGCCAAGATCGAGCTGAAGCGGCAGGGCGTGGCCATGGCGCAGCGGCTCATCAAGTACTTCTCGGACGGCTCCAGCAGCACCTTCCCCGTCTGGTTCGACTACCCGGTCCAGATCGAGCCCGACACCTTCTACACGGCCAGCGTGGTTCTGGACGGGAACGAGCTCAGCTACTTCGGCCAGGAGGGCATGACGGAGGTGCAGTGTGGGAAGGTCACCTTCCAGTTCCAGTGCTCCTCGGACAGCACCAACGGCACCGGGGTGCAGGGGGGGCAGATCCCAGAGCTCATCTTCTATGCCTGA